A portion of the Oscillospiraceae bacterium genome contains these proteins:
- the thrB gene encoding homoserine kinase yields the protein MKIKVSVPATSANIGSGFDALGLAVTLYNTVTFEESEVLDISSADGTRIPRGESNLVYRSAKGLFEKVGKQIPPLKITQTNPIPMARGLGSSSACIIAGLLGANRMLGDVLNTQELLTLATSIEGHPDNVAPALLGGLTSSVFEDGKVYSVKRNVDETLCFAAIVPDYKLLTEAARAALPKEVSHKDAVYNLSRAALVPAAFCEGRHDLLAIATEDKLHQPYRMPLMPGSKEVFDMARLCGAKAVYVSGAGSTVMAVAEKADAEKFYTKLEKGLELLEGLDGCEAFTLLRLDADNTGATVE from the coding sequence ATGAAGATCAAGGTTTCGGTCCCGGCCACCAGCGCGAACATCGGCTCCGGCTTCGATGCGCTGGGCCTGGCGGTCACCCTGTACAACACGGTGACCTTTGAAGAAAGCGAAGTGCTGGACATCTCGTCCGCAGACGGCACCCGCATCCCCCGCGGCGAGAGCAACCTGGTGTACCGCTCGGCCAAGGGACTGTTCGAGAAGGTGGGCAAGCAGATCCCGCCCCTCAAGATCACCCAGACCAACCCCATCCCCATGGCGCGGGGCCTGGGCTCCTCGTCGGCCTGCATCATCGCGGGCCTGCTGGGTGCCAACCGGATGCTGGGCGATGTGCTCAACACCCAGGAACTGCTGACGCTGGCCACCTCCATCGAGGGGCATCCGGACAACGTGGCCCCGGCTTTGCTGGGCGGCCTGACCAGCAGCGTGTTCGAGGACGGCAAGGTGTACTCGGTCAAGCGGAACGTGGACGAAACGCTCTGCTTTGCTGCCATCGTGCCGGACTACAAGCTGCTGACCGAAGCGGCCCGCGCGGCACTGCCCAAGGAAGTGTCTCACAAGGATGCGGTGTATAACCTGTCCCGCGCGGCACTGGTGCCGGCAGCCTTCTGCGAGGGAAGGCACGACCTGCTGGCCATTGCCACCGAGGATAAGCTGCACCAGCCCTACCGTATGCCTCTGATGCCCGGCTCCAAAGAAGTGTTCGATATGGCACGTCTGTGCGGGGCAAAGGCGGTGTATGTGTCCGGCGCGGGCAGCACCGTGATGGCGGTGGCCGAAAAGGCCGATGCCGAAAAGTTCTATACCAAGCTGGAAAAGGGTCTGGAGCTGCTGGAAGGTCTGGACGGATGTGAAGCATTTACACTGCTGCGACTGGATGCCGATAACACCGGCGCAACCGTGGAATGA
- a CDS encoding homoserine dehydrogenase gives MAKIAILGFGTVGSGVYEVLCRNAAGVSRRAGEPVEVKYILDPKDFSGHPAANLFVKNIDTILQDPEVRVVVETIGGTRFAYPYVKACLESGRSVCTSNKEMVATYGAELLGLAKAHDCAFLFEASVGGGTPIITPMHQCLAANVISEVEGIVNGTTNFMLTNMVRENLSFDDALKIAQELGYAETKDPSDDVDGRDACRKIAILSSLVCGHQIYPQNIPTRGIRAITTADVEAAEKLGCVIKLIAWMKRGKDGSVAVGVEPCLVPKSNQLASVDDVFNAVLVKGDMLGDVVFYGKGAGKLPTASAVVADVVDALKHGSKVHDSLFWQPAEPVDGMLTDPTPAAYYVRVAGIAPAVAEAIYGYGKVVDERYDGCAYFVERADEKALAEAARKVEAMGGSVKLVLKRLPEEA, from the coding sequence ATGGCTAAAATTGCAATTCTGGGCTTTGGCACGGTGGGCAGCGGCGTGTACGAGGTGCTGTGCCGCAACGCTGCCGGGGTCTCCCGCCGCGCCGGGGAGCCGGTGGAGGTCAAGTACATCCTGGACCCGAAGGATTTTTCGGGTCACCCGGCTGCAAACCTGTTCGTCAAGAACATCGACACCATCCTGCAGGACCCGGAGGTCCGGGTGGTGGTGGAGACCATCGGCGGCACCCGTTTTGCCTACCCATACGTGAAGGCCTGCCTGGAGAGCGGCCGCAGCGTGTGCACCTCCAACAAGGAGATGGTGGCCACCTACGGTGCCGAGCTGCTGGGTCTGGCCAAGGCCCACGACTGTGCCTTCCTGTTTGAGGCATCCGTGGGCGGCGGCACCCCCATCATCACCCCCATGCACCAGTGCCTGGCCGCCAACGTCATCAGCGAGGTGGAGGGCATCGTGAACGGCACCACCAACTTCATGCTCACCAATATGGTGCGTGAGAACCTGAGCTTTGACGATGCGCTGAAGATCGCCCAGGAGCTGGGCTACGCCGAGACCAAGGACCCCAGCGACGATGTGGACGGCCGCGACGCCTGCCGCAAGATCGCCATCCTGTCCTCGCTGGTGTGCGGCCATCAGATCTACCCCCAGAACATCCCCACCCGGGGCATCCGGGCCATCACCACCGCCGATGTGGAAGCGGCTGAGAAGCTGGGCTGCGTGATCAAGCTCATTGCCTGGATGAAGCGGGGCAAGGACGGCAGCGTGGCTGTCGGTGTGGAGCCCTGCTTGGTGCCCAAGTCCAACCAGCTGGCCAGCGTGGACGACGTGTTCAACGCCGTGCTGGTCAAGGGCGATATGCTGGGCGACGTGGTGTTCTACGGCAAGGGCGCGGGCAAGCTGCCCACCGCCAGCGCCGTGGTGGCTGACGTGGTGGACGCCCTGAAGCACGGCTCCAAGGTGCACGACAGCCTGTTCTGGCAGCCTGCCGAGCCGGTGGACGGCATGCTCACCGACCCGACCCCTGCCGCATATTATGTGCGTGTGGCGGGCATTGCTCCTGCTGTGGCGGAAGCCATCTACGGCTACGGCAAGGTGGTGGATGAGCGCTACGACGGCTGCGCCTACTTTGTGGAGCGCGCCGACGAAAAGGCACTGGCCGAGGCAGCACGCAAGGTGGAGGCCATGGGCGGCAGCGTGAAGCTGGTGCTCAAGCGCCTGCCCGAGGAAGCATAA